Proteins encoded in a region of the Saccharothrix ecbatanensis genome:
- a CDS encoding ROK family transcriptional regulator, translating into MSSAKGSGQQPHVVSGRQSELLGLLRDEGAMSRVALGERLDLPRAKLAAELVRLVDVGLVQIGGPAASRGGRRSTLVHLADDLRVLGVDVGATSVTVAVTDGRCEVLESRNEVCDVRDGPAQVLGRVVELADTVYAKAPGRLIGAGIGLPGPVSFRDGMPVAPPIMPGWDRYPVRDELAGRWGCPVTVDNDVNVMALGERHAGVARSLEDLIFVKVGTGIGCGIVLGGRVYRGVAGTAGDIGHIRLDDYGPACACGEVGCLEAYFGGAALARDATTLARSGRSVALAAALRDKGVLTAEDVGAAAAAGDFAAANLVREGGRRLGHAVASLVSFLNPGMVVIGGGVSRLGHSLLAEVRSAVYRRSLPLATGNLPIVLSELGDLAGVTGAAWSATDRAFSPAG; encoded by the coding sequence ATGAGCAGCGCGAAGGGCAGCGGTCAGCAGCCGCACGTCGTCTCCGGCAGGCAGTCGGAGTTGCTCGGGCTGCTCCGCGACGAGGGCGCGATGTCCCGCGTCGCCCTGGGTGAACGGCTGGACCTGCCCCGCGCCAAGCTGGCCGCCGAGCTGGTCAGGCTGGTGGACGTCGGGCTCGTGCAGATCGGCGGACCGGCGGCCAGCCGGGGCGGTCGGCGGTCCACGCTCGTCCACCTCGCCGACGACCTGCGCGTTCTCGGCGTCGACGTCGGCGCGACTTCGGTGACGGTCGCCGTCACGGACGGCCGCTGTGAGGTGTTGGAGAGCCGCAATGAGGTCTGCGACGTCCGCGACGGCCCCGCGCAGGTGCTGGGCCGGGTCGTCGAGCTGGCCGACACCGTCTACGCCAAGGCTCCGGGCCGGCTCATCGGCGCCGGTATCGGGCTCCCCGGCCCGGTGAGCTTCCGCGACGGCATGCCGGTCGCGCCGCCGATCATGCCCGGCTGGGACCGCTACCCCGTGCGCGACGAACTCGCCGGCCGGTGGGGCTGCCCGGTCACCGTGGACAACGACGTGAACGTCATGGCGCTCGGCGAACGCCACGCGGGCGTCGCCCGGTCGCTCGAAGACCTGATCTTCGTCAAGGTCGGCACCGGCATCGGCTGCGGGATCGTGCTCGGTGGACGCGTCTACCGGGGCGTGGCCGGGACGGCCGGCGACATCGGGCACATCAGGCTGGACGACTACGGCCCGGCGTGCGCGTGCGGCGAGGTCGGGTGCCTGGAGGCGTACTTCGGCGGCGCGGCGCTGGCCCGTGACGCCACCACGCTGGCCCGCAGCGGACGTTCCGTCGCCCTCGCCGCCGCCCTGCGCGACAAGGGCGTGCTCACCGCCGAGGACGTCGGCGCCGCCGCCGCGGCCGGTGACTTCGCCGCCGCGAACCTGGTGCGCGAAGGCGGCCGTCGGCTGGGGCACGCGGTCGCGTCGCTGGTCAGCTTCCTCAACCCGGGCATGGTCGTCATCGGCGGCGGCGTGTCGCGGCTGGGTCACTCCCTGCTCGCCGAGGTGCGCAGCGCCGTCTACCGCCGGTCGCTCCCGCTGGCCACCGGCAACCTGCCGATCGTGCTGTCGGAGCTGGGCGACCTGGCCGGCGTGACCGGCGCCGCCTGGTCCGCGACCGACCGGGCCTTCTCGCCGGCCGGCTGA
- a CDS encoding sugar ABC transporter ATP-binding protein translates to MQSQKEGRRESNLLRMAGIGKTFPGVRALDQVDLEVAEGEVHCLLGQNGAGKSTLIKVLSGAHQPDDGEITWRGATTTLPSPVAALRLGIATMYQELDLVPDISVAENVFLGHEPARFGFTRRATARDRARTLMARLGHPEIDPDGEVGRLSAAGKQLVSMARALAHDARLIVMDEPTAALAADEVDNLFRIVGELTDDGVSVLYISHRLDEIRRIGTRVTVLKDGRTVAANLPAHTPTAELVDLMSGRKVETVFPHRDTSTVDTSREVLTVTGLSRKGEFKDVTFHVHAGEVLGIAGLVGAGRSEILETVFGARKPDSGHVAVNGKPVRPGSVVAAVKAGIGLAPEERKAQGLLLDLSVAHNVTLSSLPTYSRAGFMDRARELKDSKTTLERLDLRPADPRRLVAEFSGGNQQKAVVARWLVRGCKVLLLDEPTRGVDVGARAELYRVIHELAAAGVAVVLVSSEVAEVLGLADRVLVLRDGEVVADRRADELTESAVLDIVMTGSAVTESPITENTIAENAGTENARTDTTAAVTEEEVQ, encoded by the coding sequence ATGCAGTCGCAGAAGGAAGGCCGACGCGAGTCGAACCTGCTCAGGATGGCGGGCATCGGCAAGACCTTCCCCGGCGTGCGCGCCCTCGACCAGGTGGACCTCGAAGTGGCCGAAGGCGAGGTGCACTGCCTGCTCGGCCAGAACGGCGCGGGCAAGTCCACCCTGATCAAGGTCCTGTCGGGCGCGCACCAGCCGGACGACGGCGAGATCACCTGGCGCGGCGCCACCACGACCCTCCCGTCCCCGGTGGCCGCACTGCGCCTCGGCATCGCCACCATGTACCAGGAGCTCGACCTCGTGCCGGACATCAGCGTCGCGGAGAACGTCTTCCTCGGCCACGAGCCCGCCAGGTTCGGCTTCACCCGACGCGCGACGGCCCGCGACCGCGCCCGGACCCTGATGGCCCGCCTCGGCCACCCGGAGATCGACCCGGACGGCGAAGTGGGCAGGCTGTCGGCCGCCGGCAAGCAGTTGGTCTCCATGGCCCGCGCCCTGGCCCACGACGCGCGGCTCATCGTGATGGACGAGCCGACCGCCGCCCTGGCCGCCGACGAGGTCGACAACCTGTTCCGCATCGTCGGCGAGCTGACCGACGACGGCGTCTCCGTCCTCTACATCTCGCACCGCCTGGACGAGATCCGCCGCATCGGCACCAGGGTCACCGTCCTCAAGGACGGCCGCACCGTCGCCGCGAACCTCCCCGCGCACACCCCGACCGCCGAGCTGGTCGACCTCATGTCCGGCCGCAAGGTCGAGACCGTCTTCCCGCACCGCGACACCTCCACCGTCGACACCTCCCGCGAGGTCCTGACCGTCACCGGCCTCTCCCGCAAGGGCGAGTTCAAGGACGTCACCTTCCACGTGCACGCGGGGGAGGTGCTGGGCATCGCGGGTCTGGTCGGGGCCGGGCGCAGCGAGATCCTGGAAACCGTGTTCGGCGCCAGGAAACCGGACTCCGGGCACGTGGCCGTCAACGGGAAACCGGTCCGACCGGGCAGCGTCGTCGCGGCCGTCAAAGCGGGCATCGGCCTCGCGCCCGAAGAACGCAAGGCGCAGGGCCTGCTGCTGGACCTCTCGGTCGCGCACAACGTGACGCTGTCCAGCCTCCCGACCTACAGCCGCGCCGGGTTCATGGACCGCGCCCGTGAGCTGAAGGACTCGAAGACCACCCTGGAACGGCTGGACCTGCGTCCCGCCGACCCGCGCCGGCTGGTCGCCGAGTTCTCCGGCGGCAACCAGCAGAAGGCCGTCGTGGCGCGCTGGCTGGTCCGGGGCTGCAAGGTGCTCCTGCTGGACGAGCCGACGCGCGGCGTGGACGTCGGCGCGCGTGCCGAGCTGTACCGGGTGATCCACGAATTGGCGGCGGCCGGCGTGGCCGTGGTGCTGGTGTCCAGCGAGGTCGCCGAGGTGTTGGGCCTGGCCGACCGGGTGCTGGTGCTGCGCGACGGCGAGGTGGTCGCGGACCGGCGGGCCGACGAGCTCACCGAGTCCGCCGTTCTGGACATCGTGATG